One Candidatus Regiella endosymbiont of Tuberolachnus salignus genomic window, TTAGGCCTGAAAACCGTATTGGTTGAACGTTACGACACCTTGGGTGGTGTCTGCCTCAACGTTGGCTGCATCCCTTCCAAAGCGTTATTACATGTGGCTAAAGTGATCAACGAAGCCAAGGCGCTTGGTAATCATGGCATTGCGTTTGGTGAACCTAGCATTGATCTGGATAAAGTGCGGGGCTGGAAAGAAAAAGTCATCTCGCAATTGACCGGTGGTTTAGCGGGGATGGCCAAAAGCCGTAAAGTTAACGTGGTCAAGGGAAAAGGTAAATTCACCGGCGCTAATACATTAGAAGTAAAAAATACAGCAGGTGAAATTACTGCCACTATCACTTTTGAGAATGCCATTATCGCCGCAGGCTCTCGTCCAACGGCACTTCCTTTTATTCCTTATGAAGATCCACGCATATGGGATTCCACCGATGCACTGAAGCTGAAAAGCGTTCCTAAAAAATTGCTTATCATGGGTGGAGGCATTATCGGCTTAGAAATGGCGACGGTTTATCGTGCGCTAGGCTCTAAAATTGATGTGGTTGAAATGTTTGATCAAGTGATCCCAGCGGCAGATAAAGACGTCATTCAGGTGTTTACTAAAAAGATCAGTAAACAATTTAAATTAATGCTCGAAACTAAAGTCACCAAGGTTGAAGCGAAAACAGATGGCATCTACGTGACGATGGAAGGCAAAAAGCCTACAGAGCCTCAGTGTTATGACGCGGTTCTGGTTGCTGTTGGCCGCGTGCCCAATGGTGCATCACTGGATGCGGAAAAAATAGGTGTCGAGGTTGATAAGCATGGTTTTATTAACGTTGATAAACAGTTACGTACCAATGTGCCACATATTTTCGCCATTGGTGATATCGTTGGTCAACCGATGCTAGCACACAAAGGAGTACATGAAGGTCATGTTGCTGCGGAAGTGATCGCAGGCAAAAAACATTATTTCGATCCCAAAGTGATCCCCTCTATCGCCTACACCGAGCCAGAAGTAGCTTGGGTGGGTGTAACTGAAAAAGAAGCAAAAGAAAAAGGTATCAGCTTTGAGACTGCAACATTTCCATGGGCCGCATCAGGGAGAGCGATTGCCTCTGATTGTGCTGAAGGGATCACCAAACTGATTTTTGATAAAGAAACTCGCCGCCTCATCGGTGGTGCCATTGTCGGCAGCAATGGTGGCGAATTATTAGGTGAAATCGGTTTAGCGATTGAAATGGGTTGTGATGCAGAAGATCTGGCGCTGACCATTCATGCTCACCCAACCTTGCATGAATCTGTGGGTCTGGCGGCTGAGATATTTGAAGGCAGCATTACTGACTTACCTAACCCGAAAGCTAAAAAGAAATAAATTTTTCTCAATAGACTTCTTGCAAAACTGCTATGTGTGGCGCGAAATCAAGGCGCCCGACGCACAGCAATCTTCGTCAATATAAGTACATGAGGATTGCGCGCACCGGGTAACGCAGGATCCGTATCACGCAGTAGGTTATGCACGAAGTCTACTGATGATTCAGATTTATCTTAATCATCCTGCCAGATTTGTTCTGCTTTTGTGTCGGAAGACGTTGACGGTTGTTGATGATTGTCATCCCACTTAAAAGCCATGTCTTCCGATGTTTTTTCCTCTACCGGCAGCATTTTGGGCTGAGTATTGATGAAATTCATCACATCCCAACAAAGTGCCTCAACACCATGCCGATTGACCGCCGAAATAGTATAATATTTTTCCTGCCATCCTAAAGCAGCGGCAATGGTTTTAGCGCGTACTTCGGCTTCTTTTTCGTCGAGTAAATCGACTTTGTTGAAAACTAACCAACGGGGTTTATCAACAAGGTTGGCATTGTATAGCTGTAGTTCGTTAATAATGATTTTTGCATTTTCAACCGGATCGGAGCCATCTATAGGCGCGAGATCAATCAAATGTAATAACACCCGGCATCGTTCTAAATGTTTCAAAAAACGAATACCTAAACCGACTCCCGCCGATGCCCCGGCAATTAATCCAGGAATATCCGCCACCACAAAACTTTGTTGATGATCCATTCTCACTACACCCAGGCTTGGGATCAAAGTAGTAAAGGGATAATCGGCAACTTTAGGTTTAGCGGCAGAAACCGCGCGAATAAACGTAGACTTGCCGGCATTCGGTAGCCCTAACATGCCTACATCGGCCAACAATAATAGCTCTAATGCCAGCTCTCGCGTTTCACCTGCTGTACCCAGTGTTTTTTGGCGAGGGGCGCGATTAATCGATGATTTAAAACGTGTATTTCCTAATCCGTGGAAGCCTCCTTTTGCCACCATCAGACGTTGCTGGTGATGTAGCATATCCCCTAGTATTTCGCCCGTAGTTTGATCAAAAATACGGGTTCCTACTGGCACATGAATAGTAATATCTTTGCCGCGTCTCCCTGTACAGTCACTGCTTTGCCCATTTTGGCCGCGTTCGGCACGGAAAGTTTTTATAAAACGGTAGTCGATCAATGTATTCAAATTTTCATCAGCCAGTAAATAAATATCGCCGCCATCACCCCCATCGCCTCCGTTAGGGCCACCGTTGGGAATATATTTTTCGCGTCGAAAACTAACACAGCCGTTACCACCATCACCTGCCACGACCAGGATGGTAGCCTCATCTACAAATTTCATTTAATACACTCCATAATTCATTAACCTGGCTACTATACCCTTAGCCTTTCAAGTTACGGCTTTGTTGTCTGCGGGTGCTCGCCTCATCAGGTAGAGTATGTCTACGCTTATCGACCTAACACCCTGGCCGCCTAGCGGCAACTTCAAGGAATGTGGTTATATAATGGGTCGATAGGTTGTTTGTCTTGCCCCTCTTTTGACAAAGTATCAGCAAGCACAAGAGATTTCGAACAGGTGTTAAGTCATCTTTTTTATCAGGGGCTCATATAGCCAAACCAGTTTAATTTGATTCTGTGTTGTTGTCGCTTGCCGTACTATTTGTTGTACTGTCTGCGCTCCTCCGCCTTGAATCAAATTAAACTGATTCGGCTATGGCACTGTTAACAAAGTGTATTCATTTAACTTATTGAAATAATTATAATTTAAATACATTCAAAGTAAACGGTTCCTCTTTAAAAAAACAGATGAATCGATTTTTTATGGCAGCGATCGGCGAATTCTCTCAATGATGAAGCCGATCACAAAAAGTATTATTTTTATCTCATCATTATTTTATGCGTCCTAAATATTTTTATAAATTCTTTGTTATTCAATAATTTAACTTTGTTAACAGTGCCATAGCAAAAAGCCCCGCAATTTCTGCGGGGCTTATATCTTATTCGATAAAATAAAGAAAATTTATTCAGCTTCAATGCTAACAAATTTACGATTTTTCGCACCCTGAACATTGAACTTTATCTTGCCATCAGTCAAGGCATACAAAGTATGATCTCTACCGCAACCGACGTTAACACCAGCGTGGAATTTTGTACCGCGTTGACGAACAATAATACTACCCGCTAGAACCGTCTCTCCACCAAAACGTTTTACGCCAAGACGTTTACTTTCAGAATCGCGACCGTTACGTGTCGAACCACCTGCTTTTTTGTGTGCCATAAATTCGCTTCCTTAATAAAACTAAGCGCTGATGCCAGTTATTTTAATATCAGTGAACGACTGACGGTGGCCTTGTTGCTTACGGTAATGCTTACGACGATGAAATTTAACAATTTTAATTTTTTCACCACGACCATGAGCCATTACGGTAGCTGTAATTTTCACACCATCAAGCCAAGGCGCTCCAATTTTGATGTTTTCACCATCAGCTACCATTAGCACTTGATCAAATTCAACTATTTCACCTTCTTTGACGTCTAACTTTTCTAGACGAACGATGTGTCCTTCGCTGACTCGGTGTTGTTTACCACCACTTTGGAAAACCCCGTACATATAAACTCCGCCTTCCGTACACCCCCACCATAGTTAACCGAGAGCGCACTATAAATATTCACATGAAAGCGGAAATTCTACGTAAAAAGAGTACAGATCACAAGAATAGAATCAAGACTAAAATAGAAAAAAGAGTGGAGTGCCAACATAACGTTTATTTAGCGCATTTTTTAAGTACAATAAGCCAATTTCAAAAGCTGAATAATGAGAAAAAATGCTGAATAATGCAAGTATATTGGATGAAGTTAAAGAATTAACAGCAAAAGATATGGCTACCGTTAACCATACGATTAAAGAGCAAATGCGCTCTGATGTTGCATTAATCACAGAAATTAGTCACTACATTATCAATAATGGCGGCAAACGTATTCGTCCTATGATCGCTATTCTTGTTGCTCGAGCACTAGGATATAAAGGTAATCAGCATATTACCATTGCCGTATTAATAGAATTTATTCACACCGCTACATTATTGCACGATGATGTGGTCGATAATTCTGATCTAAGGCGCGGTAAAGCAACAGCTAATGCTCAATTCGGTAATGCAGCAAGCGTATTAGTCGGCGATTTCATTTATACTCGTGCTTTTCAAATGATGACTCAACTCGGCTCGATGCGTGTATTAGAAGTGATGTCTACCGCAACTAATATGATCGCTAAAGGTGAAGTACAGCAGTTAATAAATTGTAAGGATCCACGGATCACGGAAAAAACCTACTTGAGTGTGATTGCGAGTAAAACGGCCAAGTTGTTTGAAGCGGCGTCACAGTCCTCTGCTATATTGGCAGGTGCTAATAAAGAAAAAGAATTAGCGTTGCAACGTTATGGCCACCATATCGGTATTGCTTTCCAATTAATTGATGATTTGCTTGATTACAGCCCAGAAAGTAGTACAGGCAAAAAGAGTGGTGCCGATCTTGCCGAAGGAAAAGTAACACTACCATTATTACATGCCATTGAAAAAGGTACGCCAGAGCAAACAGCTCTACTTTGCAACGCGATTCAGCAGGATAATGGTCGTCACTTGTTCACCTCCGTGCAGCAAGTGTTAGAAGAATGTGATTCTTTGAACTATACCCGCCAATGTGCAAAAACAGAAGCCGATAAAGCGATTGCCGAATTAAAAGTATTGCCTGAAACCCCTTACCGTATAGCACTAGAAAAACTCGCAGAATTTTCTATTATGCGTGAGTATTAATTATATTTTTTAACATTTTCTAGCAATTTTTGAGTATGAAAATAACTTGATGATTTTTTTTATTTAAAAAATGATTTAATCCTCCTGTGTTGGAGGATTTTTTTCTTGTGAATTATTAGCCTGTCGTTGATCAATAAGCTCGATAAGTCCTTCAGTTCCAAAACTTGTTATAAAGTTGATCACTTTTTCGCGTTTAGATTCAGTTAAACGCTCAATAGCTTCAATCAATATTGATGAACTTTCTCTTTTATTTACGTGATATTGGACATTATTTTCTTTTAATTTCAATATATTAAGAATATTATCTGGTAAATTATCAATATGATACTCCAGTGCTTTACCTTGAACACCTGAGCGCCGCCGTTTTTTCCAGTCATCACGCTTAGCCCGTAGGTTAATTCCTTGTGGTGATGATGGAAATCCTGGAATACCTGCAAGTTCTTTGGCTGCATACCATTCTTTTTTCATAAATTTGTTTTCTCTAATTATTTCTATTCTATGATAAATATTTTTCTAAAAAATGGAAAAATTCAGAAAATTAATGTTATAATTTCTGAATCGTTACTGTTTTTCTTAACACACTTAACGATATAACGTTAGTTATACCACTAATAGACTAATATCTCAGCAGGAAAAAGGATTAAATGATGATATTAAGGAAATCTTCTGATTGGCATCCTGCCGATATCATTGCGGCACTACGTAAGAAAGGCACTACTATGGCAGCGCTATCTAGAAAATCTGGATTAAATTCTTCCACGCTTTCCAACGCCCTGACAAGAGCATGGCCGAAAGGGGAATGGATTATCGCGGAATGTCTTGGTATTCATCCCTCGAAAATATGGCCTAGCCGCTATTTTGATAAAAAGACAGGGACGCTGATTGATCGTAAAAATAAAATACGTTCATATCGCGTCTCGGAAGACAACCAAGATAGTACTACAGTCGTAGTTAATTCACGTACAATGAAGGAGCTCGAGATTGGTGGTATTGTACCCTATGCTATTAGATGATTTTGGTGGCTCAACGATTTTTGAAAAATTAACGAATAGGCTGGGGAGTTTATTTCGCCGTTCTGAAACCCGTGAACGAGCAGCAGGCTATGTAATGTCACCAGCAATGTAAAACTGGGTCTTCCGCAAATAATGTTGGTGCTGAAGAGATAATTCAACGTGTTGGTCACTGAAGAAATAACGGGCGATCTCCCATTTTAGGGGTAGAGCGAGTAATTTTTTAAGCATGATTATTTTCAATAGATAAAAAGTCAGAAAAGAATTTATATCTCAATTAGCTGCAGCGTTCAGCACCAACATTATTTGCGGAAGACCCAAAATTCGATTGCTGTTGACATCAGATTATCGATCCATGAATCAATAAAGCCCTGCGTTGCAACTTATGAGGCGTCTCCCTTGGGTTGCGCCACGAATAAACTAAATTTATTGACGCTCTACCAGGCACTCGTTTGCTTGGCAGAAAGAGGTTGACTCTGTGACCCGCGCCGTGATTCCAATACTTTTTTAAATTTAAAGACAACATGCCAACAGATAAAAAATGGTGATATTTGCCTTTATTCTTAGCATTGATCAGCGCTAAGAATAAATAACATTCAGTGTCCACGTGGTTTTATAACGGTATTCCAAAATTATGATGAGTAGGATCCGCTACATGAAGTTGCCGATGGCCAGCTGGAGGCGATTGCTCTAGATAAGCTAATGTAGAAGCCTTTGCTTGTCCAGTCCCTCCCATTCCAGCATGTGCTTGAACAATATTCCTCTGAACTCTCATTGTTGTTTTACTCACGTGCTTAGAGCCGGGTGTAAGCGGAGTTTGAGTACTGCTATTTCGAGTTTTCTTCCGATCATCACCATTACCAGATGGGCTGGGCACGAAAGATTGTGTACTACTCTTTACTTTCGGTGGCTCTTCTACTCTGTCTGCTACTGGGGCGTGAAAGCGAACTTTGCGATTAAGCGCCTGATTATTCTGTGCCGGTGGCTCGTTAGCTAGACAGCATTGATCTTTTGAAGGCGTAGAAGCGGCTACCTCCCCAGTTCCGGCTATTTCAGCTGCTTTTGCTGCTTTATTCACACGTTGAGAGCGTAGTGAACGCTGAGTTTCCTCCCGTGCATTATCATTACCAGATGGGCTGGGCGCGAAAGATTGTGAACTACTCAGAGATCTTAGTCTGTCTACTGGGGCGCGAGAGTGAACTGTGGGAGTAGGTCTTAGTGTCTGATCAGGGGTATGAGGCAAAGGTTGAGGAATAGGAGTTGCTGCTCTATTATTCAGTGACCCTACTCCATAGCCAGCACTAGTCAGATCTTGTCTACGATTAGAGGTCGCTAATTGCCGCAGACAACTATATTTACATTTGCGTCTGTTATGATCTAATGCATGCTCCCAGCCTTCTTGAGACATCCAGAGTTTACATGTTCTTCCAAGGAACCCCCCAGATTTAGCCGGCGGTTTAACACTTTCTCGTGCTATGAGCGAGAAGGGCTTGCCCACGTCTTCTACATTCATTTTAATTAACCCTTAATCTTGGACTGTTGTTGGAATATATTTGGCAATATCGCTGATTATTAACCAAAAACTGTATTGATTATTTTTTATGCCTATCAGGTTATCTTGTGCCCTAGCAAAATAAAATTCATTGATGCTCTGTTATAAATTGATTGAGCACGAATAAAAAATAGCCAAGAAATCATTTATAAGTAAATAATAAATAAACAGATAGCTAAATAATAATATAAATTAATTCATTAAAATAGATCAACACAGAATCAAATTAAACTGATTTGGCCATATCGAAAAAAGTTTGGCGTCATAACAGTCTAGGGATTAGTTAATGCGATTGATCCCTGAGCGCATGGCTCTAGCCGATAAATTGCGCTAGACTCCGGCAGGCTCAATTGGATCCGGGAAGTTGACATGAACAATATCGAAGTTCGGGGGGCACGTACGCATAACCTGAAAAACATTAATTTGACTATTCCACGCGATAAATTGATTGTTATCACTGGCTTATCAGGTTCAGGAAAGTCTTCATTGGCATTTGATACCCTCTATGCTGAGGGACAACGTCGTTATGTTGAATCGCTTTCTGCTTATGCGCGCCAGTTTTTATCGTTAATGGAAAAACCGGATGTCGATCACATCGAAGGTCTGTCACCCGCCATTTCTATCGAACAAAAATCAACTTCACATAATCCACGCTCTACCGTGGGTACCATTACTGAAATACATGATTATTTACGCTTATTATTTGCCCGTATCGGCGAGCCGCGTTGTCCAGTGCACGATTTATCCTTAAAGGCACAAACGGTGAGCCAAATGGTTGATAATGTATTAAACCAGCCGGAAGGGCGCCGATTGATGTTATTAGCGCCACTGGTGCAAGATCGTAAAGGTGAACACAGTAAAATCTTAGAGAATTTAACCTCTCAGGGGTATATTCGTGCACGAATAGACGGAGAGATTTGCGATCTGACTGATCCGCCAAAACTCGCATTGCAAAAAAAACATACCATTGAAGCGGTAGTTGATCGTTTTAAAGTACGGTCAGATTTGGCTCAACGTCTAGCGGAGTCATTTGAAACCGCATTAGCCTTGTCGGGTGGCAGCGCGATAGTCGCCGATATGGAGGATAAAAATAAACAGGAGTTAGTGTTCTCGGCTAATTTTGCTTGCCCGACTTGTCATTACAGCATCAGTGAACTCGAGCCGCGTTTATTTTCTTTTAATAATCCGGCTGGCGCTTGTCCTAGCTGTGATGGATTAGGTGTGCAGCAGTTTTTTGATCCGGCTCGAATCATACAAAATGCCAAATTGTCTTTGGCCGATGGTGCTATTCGTGGTTGGGATCGGCGGCATTTTTATTATTTTCAAATGCTGAATTCGTTAGCCAATCATTATCAATTTGATATTGAATCCCCTGTTGATCAATTAGATGAGAAAACAAAAAACATCCTGTTGTATGGCTCGGGTAAAGAAATTATCGAATTTAAGTATGTCCATGATCGGGGTGATATTACCCTAAAACGCCATGCATTTGAGGGCGTTTTACACAATATGGAACGCCGTTATAAAGAAACGGGATCCAGCCTGGTACGAACAGAATTAGCTAAATTTATTAGTCATCGTCGCTGTAAATCTTGCGAAGGCACTCGATTACGCCAAGAGGCACGTCATGTTTTTATCGACAAGTGCACACTACCTGATCTTTCTGTGTTGAGTATTGAAGAGATATTAACCTTTTTCAAAAACATGACCTTAACCGGCCAACGGGCACAGATTGCTGAAAAAGTATTACAAGAAATCATCGATCGCCTGCAATTTTTAGTCAACG contains:
- the lpdA gene encoding dihydrolipoyl dehydrogenase — its product is MSTKIETQVVVIGAGPAGYSAAFRCADLGLKTVLVERYDTLGGVCLNVGCIPSKALLHVAKVINEAKALGNHGIAFGEPSIDLDKVRGWKEKVISQLTGGLAGMAKSRKVNVVKGKGKFTGANTLEVKNTAGEITATITFENAIIAAGSRPTALPFIPYEDPRIWDSTDALKLKSVPKKLLIMGGGIIGLEMATVYRALGSKIDVVEMFDQVIPAADKDVIQVFTKKISKQFKLMLETKVTKVEAKTDGIYVTMEGKKPTEPQCYDAVLVAVGRVPNGASLDAEKIGVEVDKHGFINVDKQLRTNVPHIFAIGDIVGQPMLAHKGVHEGHVAAEVIAGKKHYFDPKVIPSIAYTEPEVAWVGVTEKEAKEKGISFETATFPWAASGRAIASDCAEGITKLIFDKETRRLIGGAIVGSNGGELLGEIGLAIEMGCDAEDLALTIHAHPTLHESVGLAAEIFEGSITDLPNPKAKKK
- the cgtA gene encoding Obg family GTPase CgtA; amino-acid sequence: MKFVDEATILVVAGDGGNGCVSFRREKYIPNGGPNGGDGGDGGDIYLLADENLNTLIDYRFIKTFRAERGQNGQSSDCTGRRGKDITIHVPVGTRIFDQTTGEILGDMLHHQQRLMVAKGGFHGLGNTRFKSSINRAPRQKTLGTAGETRELALELLLLADVGMLGLPNAGKSTFIRAVSAAKPKVADYPFTTLIPSLGVVRMDHQQSFVVADIPGLIAGASAGVGLGIRFLKHLERCRVLLHLIDLAPIDGSDPVENAKIIINELQLYNANLVDKPRWLVFNKVDLLDEKEAEVRAKTIAAALGWQEKYYTISAVNRHGVEALCWDVMNFINTQPKMLPVEEKTSEDMAFKWDDNHQQPSTSSDTKAEQIWQDD
- the rpmA gene encoding 50S ribosomal protein L27, producing MAHKKAGGSTRNGRDSESKRLGVKRFGGETVLAGSIIVRQRGTKFHAGVNVGCGRDHTLYALTDGKIKFNVQGAKNRKFVSIEAE
- the rplU gene encoding 50S ribosomal protein L21 is translated as MYGVFQSGGKQHRVSEGHIVRLEKLDVKEGEIVEFDQVLMVADGENIKIGAPWLDGVKITATVMAHGRGEKIKIVKFHRRKHYRKQQGHRQSFTDIKITGISA
- the ispB gene encoding octaprenyl diphosphate synthase, with the protein product MLNNASILDEVKELTAKDMATVNHTIKEQMRSDVALITEISHYIINNGGKRIRPMIAILVARALGYKGNQHITIAVLIEFIHTATLLHDDVVDNSDLRRGKATANAQFGNAASVLVGDFIYTRAFQMMTQLGSMRVLEVMSTATNMIAKGEVQQLINCKDPRITEKTYLSVIASKTAKLFEAASQSSAILAGANKEKELALQRYGHHIGIAFQLIDDLLDYSPESSTGKKSGADLAEGKVTLPLLHAIEKGTPEQTALLCNAIQQDNGRHLFTSVQQVLEECDSLNYTRQCAKTEADKAIAELKVLPETPYRIALEKLAEFSIMREY
- a CDS encoding DNA-binding protein; amino-acid sequence: MKKEWYAAKELAGIPGFPSSPQGINLRAKRDDWKKRRRSGVQGKALEYHIDNLPDNILNILKLKENNVQYHVNKRESSSILIEAIERLTESKREKVINFITSFGTEGLIELIDQRQANNSQEKNPPTQED
- the uvrA gene encoding excinuclease ABC subunit UvrA, with the translated sequence MNNIEVRGARTHNLKNINLTIPRDKLIVITGLSGSGKSSLAFDTLYAEGQRRYVESLSAYARQFLSLMEKPDVDHIEGLSPAISIEQKSTSHNPRSTVGTITEIHDYLRLLFARIGEPRCPVHDLSLKAQTVSQMVDNVLNQPEGRRLMLLAPLVQDRKGEHSKILENLTSQGYIRARIDGEICDLTDPPKLALQKKHTIEAVVDRFKVRSDLAQRLAESFETALALSGGSAIVADMEDKNKQELVFSANFACPTCHYSISELEPRLFSFNNPAGACPSCDGLGVQQFFDPARIIQNAKLSLADGAIRGWDRRHFYYFQMLNSLANHYQFDIESPVDQLDEKTKNILLYGSGKEIIEFKYVHDRGDITLKRHAFEGVLHNMERRYKETGSSLVRTELAKFISHRRCKSCEGTRLRQEARHVFIDKCTLPDLSVLSIEEILTFFKNMTLTGQRAQIAEKVLQEIIDRLQFLVNVGLNYLSLSRSADSLSGGEAQRIRLASQIGAGLVGVMYVLDEPSIGLHQRDNQRLLKTLTDLRDLGNTVIVVEHDEEAIRAADHLIDIGPGAGVHGGKVVAEGSVADVIADPLSLTGQFLSGKRKIAVPTQRAIADPQKRLKLIGATGHNLKNVTLTLPVGLFSCITGVSGSGKSTLINNTLYRIAQCQLNGAATAEPAPYKEIEGLEHFDKVINIDQSPIGRTPRSNPATYTDIFTPIRELFAGVPESRARGYHVGRFSFNVKGGRCEACQGDGVIKVEMHFLPDVYVPCDQCKGKRYNRETLEIKYKDKNIHQVLAMTIEEARCFFDAVPAVARKLQTLIDVGLSYLSLGQSATTLSGGEAQRVKLARELSKRGTSQTLYILDEPTTGLHFADIEQLLKVLHQLRNQGNTIVVIEHNLDVIKTADWIVDIGPEGGDGGGEILVEGTPETVAQCPHSHTAEFLKKMLE